A single Scleropages formosus chromosome 4, fSclFor1.1, whole genome shotgun sequence DNA region contains:
- the LOC108934342 gene encoding protein Shroom4-like isoform X4: MQIHPGPFGVPWHSGGDSSDLSLHWSQLSRHCSTDRSSSLGSMESLDPPGQSYYESQLSPVDSAMFTNKRDSAYSSFSASSNTSDCAASLRPDEASSIDSLLRGLGSYRLVDGRYQDSETEPAHFHVQPIRKAQSFYRHPEAKARPFSYGCEEERVTVGSTRSPPQPPVRRDSFRATRGRPRAEDKRCMSAPVDMLNVPGLWLEDSPKILAQDSVSHPCILVEDKTCCGHCTLEQHCTFGSKMEPCCQCSQDNCSRESYGTTCLVVQQGSRDHQHSSHVEMPHQSVLSRVEPPCRTFEASGSIRVVRGHGHSAPEKLLLAQMGMLDLPCDPSKEINSYPPLQWSRCPFALAEELDAVSGDGVGSREKWGGSRCSTPGSVGGSEPEEPPVETATSGCQQFEAVCADLKGAASVEALLCGEQDGSRVMSEVLKPTSKSGSSRQYRSSQSRRRSERFATNLRNEIQRKKAQLLKSTDSVNMLYSEETLEEEECVEQQNLTCPELCLQRNSTLSKMHAPQLDRAEPPASRIKDSENLRGSQWGSESTACDTAVCGLVVEEPAPVGKVRRWRWTPGCPVPPEPEATGVTDAVVQSSRNAEMSPHSETSENSDIPPFADRRRFFEESSRSALGSKLPVLSTHRQRPETRRSRRRLERAENDAPGRETESDQRHYSYQGHRCDRPQESGGQMWYGSYSREKDRECTCTNLGDNCGSNRVQDPEGLGMEPFAPVDEDGTYAPPPSHISALGSQETSLLSQRQRTPIEVCPAKVPEPANLNRNVTLTERDLNRCTCGLPPPGGAIPHVHENQQNDFCAPEKAAPEQVPQRGRTLSEGNILLDKQQLEAQVTAGEKLGPGKRGRAPPRPPPPKWEKLYRRRVSHHNLFSRPLSPPKEPPRSSETPSRHDVTRRRSHSLPLRNESESGQDPPSAPCNPVLPQGTFRPVSPTTDVAMGPRSWLSGSQRALDSEQDRAEVLKPVPRSPQSPSGWRGAPLSTDAHSGGLHVLERSSDMVSCCRGFCYPTVSTWKGREHMYGKMSNRGQELPSSPVHPQVGRGEKKSFETDIDKFDESPGGGVATDESQSSAGPGAALETNIDTTPALKPPPQSVLKPYLSSVADVVPGEDTWRGGSGALERSVDTLERRARRGSFSCESSGSRSSYYNTSAAKAQLLHKIKGHRDSNEEEGVYELSYKKQQLMESLQKKLGVLREAQQDLLEDMQANTQLGEDVEALVLAVCKPSEVDKFRMFIGDLDKVVSLLLSLSGRLLRVESALDSLSPACCSQERQGLLQKKQQLLAQLREAQELKEHVDRREQAVCQALGRSLAPEQLRDYGHFVKMKAALLVEQRQLEDKIRLGEEQLRGLKESLEPGLSVAARHALGLC, encoded by the exons ATGCAGATCCACCCCGGGCCCTTCGGCGTACCGTGGCATTCGGGAGGAGACAGCAG CGACTTGTCCCTGCACTGGAGCCAGTTGTCAAGACACTGCAGCACAGACCGCAGTAGCTCTCTGGGCAGCATGGAGAGCCTGGACCCCCCCGGCCAGAGCTACTATGAGAGCCAGCTGTCTCCCGTGGACTCCGCCATGTTCACCAACAAGAGGGACTCTGCCTACAGCTCCTTCTCCGCCAGCTCCAACACCTCAGACTGCGCCGCCTCCCTGCGGCCGGACGAAGCCAGCTCCATAGACAGTCTGCTCCGTGGCCTGGGTTCCTACCGCCTCGTGGATGGGCGCTACCAGGACTCCGAGACTGAGCCTGCTCACTTTCACGTCCAGCCCATCAGGAAGGCTCAGTCTTTCTACCGACATCCCGAAGCCAAGGCCCGGCCGTTCTCGTACGGCTGCGAGGAGGAGCGGGTTACCGTAGGTAGTACCAGGAGCCCCCCGCAGCCCCCAGTGCGCAGGGACAGCTTCAGAGCCACTCGGGGTCGTCCGCGGGCTGAAGACAAACGGTGCATGTCAGCCCCTGTTGACATGTTGAATGTCCCTGGCCTTTGGCTTGAAGATTCCCCAAAGATCCTGGCCCAGGATTCAGTTTCACATCCATGTATATTGGTGGAAGACAAGACGTGCTGTGGACATTGCACCCTGGAGCAGCACTGTACCTTCGGCTCAAAGATGGAGCCCTGCTGCCAGTGCAGCCAAGATAACTGCAGTAGAGAGAGCTACGGTACCACCTGCCTAGTCGTCCAACAGGGCTCCCGAGACCATCAGCACTCTTCCCACGTGGAGATGCCACATCAAAGTGTTCTGAGCAGAGTGGAGCCGCCTTGTCGTACATTTGAGGCCTCCGGAAGCATACGTGTTGTCAGAGGCCACGGCCACAGTGCACCCGAGAAGCTTCTGTTGGCCCAGATGGGCATGCTGGACCTCCCTTGCGATCCCAGCAAGGAAATCAACTCGTATCCTCCGCTCCAGTGGTCCAGGTGTCCGTTCGCACTGGCTGAGGAGTTGGATGCTGTCAGTGGTGATGGTGTCGGCTCTCGCGAGAAGTGGGGCGGCAGCAGGTGTTCCACACCGGGCTCGGTGGGGGGTTCTGAGCCGGAGGAGCCCCCGGTGGAGACAGCCACCAGTGGCTGCCAGCAATTTGAAGCTGTCTGTGCAGATCTGAAAGGAGCAGCCAGCGTGGAGGCCCTGCTCTGTGGGGAGCAGGATGGGAGCAGAGTTATGAGCGAGGTCCTGAAACCCACTTCGAAGTCCGGCTCGTCTCGGCAGTATCGCTCGTCTCAGTCCCGCCGCCGCAGCGAGCGCTTTGCCACGAACCTGCGCAATGAGATCCAGCGCAAGAAGGCCCAGTTGCTGAAGAGCACAGACTCTGTCAACATGTTGTACAGCGAGGAGACCCTTGAGGAAGAAGAATGTGTAGAGCAGCAGAACCTGACATGTCCAGAGCTATGCTTGCAGAGGAACAGCACATTGTCCAAAATGCATGCTCCTCAGCTTGACAGAGCAGAGCCTCCTGCTTCCAGAATCAAAGACTCCGAGAACTTACGTGGCTCACAGTGGGGCTCCGAGTCAACAGCCtgtgacacagctgtgtgtggccTGGTGGTGGAGGAGCCTGCACCAGTGGGGAAAGTGCGGCGGTGGCGCTGGACACCGGGATGCCCAGTGCCACCAGAGCCTGAAGCCACTGGCGTGAcagatgcagtggtgcagtcaagtagaaatgcagaaatgagcCCGCACTCTGAAACTTCAGAGAACTCTGACATCCCGCCCTTTGCAGACCGAAGAAGGTTCTTTGAAGAGAGCAGCAGGAGTGCGTTGGGGTCAAAGTTGCCGGTCTTGAGCACCCATCGCCAGAGGCCAGAGACTCGGAGAAGTCGGAGAAGGCTGGAGCGAGCCGAAAATGATGCACCTGGACGTGAAACGGAGTCAGACCAGAGGCACTACTCCTACCAGGGACACAGATGTGATCGTCCTCAAGAAAGCGGTGGCCAAATGTGGTATGGCAGCTACAGcagagagaaggacagagagtGCACATGCACAAACCTCGGGGACAACTGTGGCAGCAACCGAGTGCAGGACCCCGAAGGGCTCGGAATGGAGCCGTTCGCCCCTGTGGATGAAGACGGGAcgtatgccccccccccttcccacatTTCGGCCTTAGGAAGTCAGGAAACATCACTGCTCAGCCAGAGACAGAGAACTCCCATTGAG GTATGTCCTGCGAAGGTACCTGAACCAGCAAACCTCAACAGAAATGTCACTTTAACAGAGAG GGATTTAAATCGCTGTACGTGCGGCCTCCCGCCACCAGGGGGTGCCATACCGCATGTACATGAGAACCAGCAGAATGACTTTTGTGCTCCTGAGAAGGCAGCCCCAGAGCAGGTTCCTCAAAGAGGGCGCACCCTCTCAGAAGGCAACATCCTCTTGGAcaagcagcagctggaagcaCAAGTCACCGCTGGCGAAAAACTGGGGCCCGGAAAAAGAGGGCGTGCTCCTCCGCGACCACCACCTCCTAAGTGGGAGAAGCTGTACCGTCGGAGGGTGTCGCACCACAACTTGTTCTCTCGCCCGCTTTCCCCGCCCAAGGAACCCCCAAGGAGCTCCGAGACACCCAGCCGCCATGACGTAACCCGCCGGCGCTCGCACAGCCTGCCTCTGAGAAACGAGTCCGAGAGCGGCCAGGACCCCCCCAGCGCCCCGTGTAACCCTGTTCTCCCACAGGGCACCTTTCGCCCCGTCTCTCCGACAACTGATGTGGCAATGGGGCCACGCTCGTG GTTGTCAGGCTCACAAAGGGCCCTGGATTCAGAGCAGGACAGGGCAGAGGTTTTGAAGCCTGTCCCTCGTAGCCCTCAGAGTCCCAGCGGCTGGAGAGGAGCTCCGTTGAGCACCGATGCCCACAGCGGGGGGCTCCACGTCCTGGAGAGGAGTTCTGACATGGTGAGCTGCTGCCGAGGGTTCTGCTACCCCACAGTGAGCACGTGGAAGGGCAGAGAGCACATGTATGGCAAGATGTCCAACAGGGGGCAGGAGCTGCCGTCATCGCCTGTCCACCCTCAGGTTGGCAGGGGAGAGAAAAAGTCGTTTGAGACGGACATCGATAAATTCGATGAGTCACCAGGGGGAGGCGTGGCCACAGACGAGTCCCAGAGTTCAGCGGGTCCTGGAGCAGCCCTGGAGACAAACATAGACACGACTCCAGCGCTGAAGCCCCCTCCCCAGTCCGTGTTAAAGCCCTACCTCAGTTCTGTGGCTGACGTGGTTCCTGGGGAGGACACTTGGAGGGGGGGCAGCGGTGCACTGGAGCGCAGTGTTGACACTTTAGAGAG ACGAGCCAGACGAGGATCTTTCAGTTGTGAAAGCTCAGGCTCGCGGAGCTCATATTACAACACTTCTGCTGCCAAAGCCCAACTTCTTCACAAGATTAAAGGGCACAGAGATTCAAATGAGGAGGAGGGAGTTTATGAGCTCTCCTACAAGAAG cagcagctgatgGAGAGCTTGCAGAAGAAGCTGGGAGTGCTGAGAGAAGCCCAGCAAGACCTACTGGAAGACATGCAGGCCAACACCCAGTTGGGCGAGGACGTAGAGGCACTCGTGTTGGCTGTCTGCAAGCCCAGCGAGGTGGACAAATTCCGCATGTTCATTGGGGACCTGGACAAGGTGGTCAGTCTGCTGCTTTCCCTGTCCGGACGTCTGCTCCGTGTGGAAAGCGCTCTGGACAGCCTGAGTCCGGCATGTTGCTCTCAGGAACGG CAAGGCCTGctgcagaagaagcagcagctcctcgCTCAGCTAAGGGAGGCCCAGGAGCTCAAGGAGCACGTGGACCGGCGGGAGCAGGCCGTGTGCCAGGCGCTGGGCCGCTCTCTTGCCCCGGAGCAGCTCCGCGATTATGGCCACTTTGTCAAGATGAAGGCTGCCCTGTTGGTGGAGCAGCGGCAGCTGGAGGACAAGATCCGCCTGGGGGAGGAGCAGCTGCGTGGCCTGAAGGAGAGCCTGGAGCCGGGGCTCAGCGTGGCCGCCCGTCACGCCCTTGGCCTCTGCTGA
- the LOC108934342 gene encoding protein Shroom4-like isoform X3, with translation MMEAAEQMLVSFHQVQVQVQLQGGAPWGFTLKGGLEHGEPLIITRIEEDGKAAQSKKLRVGDELISINGSALYGSRQEALILIKSSYRILKMVVRRRSVPAVRPHSWHLAKLSEPPGVTAPDAPPAMQIHPGPFGVPWHSGGDSSDLSLHWSQLSRHCSTDRSSSLGSMESLDPPGQSYYESQLSPVDSAMFTNKRDSAYSSFSASSNTSDCAASLRPDEASSIDSLLRGLGSYRLVDGRYQDSETEPAHFHVQPIRKAQSFYRHPEAKARPFSYGCEEERVTVGSTRSPPQPPVRRDSFRATRGRPRAEDKRCMSAPVDMLNVPGLWLEDSPKILAQDSVSHPCILVEDKTCCGHCTLEQHCTFGSKMEPCCQCSQDNCSRESYGTTCLVVQQGSRDHQHSSHVEMPHQSVLSRVEPPCRTFEASGSIRVVRGHGHSAPEKLLLAQMGMLDLPCDPSKEINSYPPLQWSRCPFALAEELDAVSGDGVGSREKWGGSRCSTPGSVGGSEPEEPPVETATSGCQQFEAVCADLKGAASVEALLCGEQDGSRVMSEVLKPTSKSGSSRQYRSSQSRRRSERFATNLRNEIQRKKAQLLKSTDSVNMLYSEETLEEEECVEQQNLTCPELCLQRNSTLSKMHAPQLDRAEPPASRIKDSENLRGSQWGSESTACDTAVCGLVVEEPAPVGKVRRWRWTPGCPVPPEPEATGVTDAVVQSSRNAEMSPHSETSENSDIPPFADRRRFFEESSRSALGSKLPVLSTHRQRPETRRSRRRLERAENDAPGRETESDQRHYSYQGHRCDRPQESGGQMWYGSYSREKDRECTCTNLGDNCGSNRVQDPEGLGMEPFAPVDEDGTYAPPPSHISALGSQETSLLSQRQRTPIEVCPAKVPEPANLNRNVTLTERDLNRCTCGLPPPGGAIPHVHENQQNDFCAPEKAAPEQVPQRGRTLSEGNILLDKQQLEAQVTAGEKLGPGKRGRAPPRPPPPKWEKLYRRRVSHHNLFSRPLSPPKEPPRSSETPSRHDVTRRRSHSLPLRNESESGQDPPSAPCNPVLPQGTFRPVSPTTDVAMGPRSWLSGSQRALDSEQDRAEVLKPVPRSPQSPSGWRGAPLSTDAHSGGLHVLERSSDMVGRGEKKSFETDIDKFDESPGGGVATDESQSSAGPGAALETNIDTTPALKPPPQSVLKPYLSSVADVVPGEDTWRGGSGALERSVDTLERRARRGSFSCESSGSRSSYYNTSAAKAQLLHKIKGHRDSNEEEGVYELSYKKQQLMESLQKKLGVLREAQQDLLEDMQANTQLGEDVEALVLAVCKPSEVDKFRMFIGDLDKVVSLLLSLSGRLLRVESALDSLSPACCSQERQGLLQKKQQLLAQLREAQELKEHVDRREQAVCQALGRSLAPEQLRDYGHFVKMKAALLVEQRQLEDKIRLGEEQLRGLKESLEPGLSVAARHALGLC, from the exons ATTGAAGAGGACGGGAAGGCCGCCCAGAGTAAGAAGCTCCGTGTGGGCGATGAGCTCATCAGCATCAATGGATCTGCCCTCTATGGCTCACGGCAGGAGGCCCTCATCCTCATCAAAAGCTCCTACCGGATACTCAAGATGGTAGTGCGCAG GCGCAGTGTCCCTGCGGTCAGACCGCATTCCTGGCATCTGGCCAAGCTGTCGGAGCCACCTGGTGTCACCGCTCCGGACGCCCCTCCTGCCATGCAGATCCACCCCGGGCCCTTCGGCGTACCGTGGCATTCGGGAGGAGACAGCAG CGACTTGTCCCTGCACTGGAGCCAGTTGTCAAGACACTGCAGCACAGACCGCAGTAGCTCTCTGGGCAGCATGGAGAGCCTGGACCCCCCCGGCCAGAGCTACTATGAGAGCCAGCTGTCTCCCGTGGACTCCGCCATGTTCACCAACAAGAGGGACTCTGCCTACAGCTCCTTCTCCGCCAGCTCCAACACCTCAGACTGCGCCGCCTCCCTGCGGCCGGACGAAGCCAGCTCCATAGACAGTCTGCTCCGTGGCCTGGGTTCCTACCGCCTCGTGGATGGGCGCTACCAGGACTCCGAGACTGAGCCTGCTCACTTTCACGTCCAGCCCATCAGGAAGGCTCAGTCTTTCTACCGACATCCCGAAGCCAAGGCCCGGCCGTTCTCGTACGGCTGCGAGGAGGAGCGGGTTACCGTAGGTAGTACCAGGAGCCCCCCGCAGCCCCCAGTGCGCAGGGACAGCTTCAGAGCCACTCGGGGTCGTCCGCGGGCTGAAGACAAACGGTGCATGTCAGCCCCTGTTGACATGTTGAATGTCCCTGGCCTTTGGCTTGAAGATTCCCCAAAGATCCTGGCCCAGGATTCAGTTTCACATCCATGTATATTGGTGGAAGACAAGACGTGCTGTGGACATTGCACCCTGGAGCAGCACTGTACCTTCGGCTCAAAGATGGAGCCCTGCTGCCAGTGCAGCCAAGATAACTGCAGTAGAGAGAGCTACGGTACCACCTGCCTAGTCGTCCAACAGGGCTCCCGAGACCATCAGCACTCTTCCCACGTGGAGATGCCACATCAAAGTGTTCTGAGCAGAGTGGAGCCGCCTTGTCGTACATTTGAGGCCTCCGGAAGCATACGTGTTGTCAGAGGCCACGGCCACAGTGCACCCGAGAAGCTTCTGTTGGCCCAGATGGGCATGCTGGACCTCCCTTGCGATCCCAGCAAGGAAATCAACTCGTATCCTCCGCTCCAGTGGTCCAGGTGTCCGTTCGCACTGGCTGAGGAGTTGGATGCTGTCAGTGGTGATGGTGTCGGCTCTCGCGAGAAGTGGGGCGGCAGCAGGTGTTCCACACCGGGCTCGGTGGGGGGTTCTGAGCCGGAGGAGCCCCCGGTGGAGACAGCCACCAGTGGCTGCCAGCAATTTGAAGCTGTCTGTGCAGATCTGAAAGGAGCAGCCAGCGTGGAGGCCCTGCTCTGTGGGGAGCAGGATGGGAGCAGAGTTATGAGCGAGGTCCTGAAACCCACTTCGAAGTCCGGCTCGTCTCGGCAGTATCGCTCGTCTCAGTCCCGCCGCCGCAGCGAGCGCTTTGCCACGAACCTGCGCAATGAGATCCAGCGCAAGAAGGCCCAGTTGCTGAAGAGCACAGACTCTGTCAACATGTTGTACAGCGAGGAGACCCTTGAGGAAGAAGAATGTGTAGAGCAGCAGAACCTGACATGTCCAGAGCTATGCTTGCAGAGGAACAGCACATTGTCCAAAATGCATGCTCCTCAGCTTGACAGAGCAGAGCCTCCTGCTTCCAGAATCAAAGACTCCGAGAACTTACGTGGCTCACAGTGGGGCTCCGAGTCAACAGCCtgtgacacagctgtgtgtggccTGGTGGTGGAGGAGCCTGCACCAGTGGGGAAAGTGCGGCGGTGGCGCTGGACACCGGGATGCCCAGTGCCACCAGAGCCTGAAGCCACTGGCGTGAcagatgcagtggtgcagtcaagtagaaatgcagaaatgagcCCGCACTCTGAAACTTCAGAGAACTCTGACATCCCGCCCTTTGCAGACCGAAGAAGGTTCTTTGAAGAGAGCAGCAGGAGTGCGTTGGGGTCAAAGTTGCCGGTCTTGAGCACCCATCGCCAGAGGCCAGAGACTCGGAGAAGTCGGAGAAGGCTGGAGCGAGCCGAAAATGATGCACCTGGACGTGAAACGGAGTCAGACCAGAGGCACTACTCCTACCAGGGACACAGATGTGATCGTCCTCAAGAAAGCGGTGGCCAAATGTGGTATGGCAGCTACAGcagagagaaggacagagagtGCACATGCACAAACCTCGGGGACAACTGTGGCAGCAACCGAGTGCAGGACCCCGAAGGGCTCGGAATGGAGCCGTTCGCCCCTGTGGATGAAGACGGGAcgtatgccccccccccttcccacatTTCGGCCTTAGGAAGTCAGGAAACATCACTGCTCAGCCAGAGACAGAGAACTCCCATTGAG GTATGTCCTGCGAAGGTACCTGAACCAGCAAACCTCAACAGAAATGTCACTTTAACAGAGAG GGATTTAAATCGCTGTACGTGCGGCCTCCCGCCACCAGGGGGTGCCATACCGCATGTACATGAGAACCAGCAGAATGACTTTTGTGCTCCTGAGAAGGCAGCCCCAGAGCAGGTTCCTCAAAGAGGGCGCACCCTCTCAGAAGGCAACATCCTCTTGGAcaagcagcagctggaagcaCAAGTCACCGCTGGCGAAAAACTGGGGCCCGGAAAAAGAGGGCGTGCTCCTCCGCGACCACCACCTCCTAAGTGGGAGAAGCTGTACCGTCGGAGGGTGTCGCACCACAACTTGTTCTCTCGCCCGCTTTCCCCGCCCAAGGAACCCCCAAGGAGCTCCGAGACACCCAGCCGCCATGACGTAACCCGCCGGCGCTCGCACAGCCTGCCTCTGAGAAACGAGTCCGAGAGCGGCCAGGACCCCCCCAGCGCCCCGTGTAACCCTGTTCTCCCACAGGGCACCTTTCGCCCCGTCTCTCCGACAACTGATGTGGCAATGGGGCCACGCTCGTG GTTGTCAGGCTCACAAAGGGCCCTGGATTCAGAGCAGGACAGGGCAGAGGTTTTGAAGCCTGTCCCTCGTAGCCCTCAGAGTCCCAGCGGCTGGAGAGGAGCTCCGTTGAGCACCGATGCCCACAGCGGGGGGCTCCACGTCCTGGAGAGGAGTTCTGACATG GTTGGCAGGGGAGAGAAAAAGTCGTTTGAGACGGACATCGATAAATTCGATGAGTCACCAGGGGGAGGCGTGGCCACAGACGAGTCCCAGAGTTCAGCGGGTCCTGGAGCAGCCCTGGAGACAAACATAGACACGACTCCAGCGCTGAAGCCCCCTCCCCAGTCCGTGTTAAAGCCCTACCTCAGTTCTGTGGCTGACGTGGTTCCTGGGGAGGACACTTGGAGGGGGGGCAGCGGTGCACTGGAGCGCAGTGTTGACACTTTAGAGAG ACGAGCCAGACGAGGATCTTTCAGTTGTGAAAGCTCAGGCTCGCGGAGCTCATATTACAACACTTCTGCTGCCAAAGCCCAACTTCTTCACAAGATTAAAGGGCACAGAGATTCAAATGAGGAGGAGGGAGTTTATGAGCTCTCCTACAAGAAG cagcagctgatgGAGAGCTTGCAGAAGAAGCTGGGAGTGCTGAGAGAAGCCCAGCAAGACCTACTGGAAGACATGCAGGCCAACACCCAGTTGGGCGAGGACGTAGAGGCACTCGTGTTGGCTGTCTGCAAGCCCAGCGAGGTGGACAAATTCCGCATGTTCATTGGGGACCTGGACAAGGTGGTCAGTCTGCTGCTTTCCCTGTCCGGACGTCTGCTCCGTGTGGAAAGCGCTCTGGACAGCCTGAGTCCGGCATGTTGCTCTCAGGAACGG CAAGGCCTGctgcagaagaagcagcagctcctcgCTCAGCTAAGGGAGGCCCAGGAGCTCAAGGAGCACGTGGACCGGCGGGAGCAGGCCGTGTGCCAGGCGCTGGGCCGCTCTCTTGCCCCGGAGCAGCTCCGCGATTATGGCCACTTTGTCAAGATGAAGGCTGCCCTGTTGGTGGAGCAGCGGCAGCTGGAGGACAAGATCCGCCTGGGGGAGGAGCAGCTGCGTGGCCTGAAGGAGAGCCTGGAGCCGGGGCTCAGCGTGGCCGCCCGTCACGCCCTTGGCCTCTGCTGA